From the Clostridiales bacterium FE2011 genome, one window contains:
- a CDS encoding GNAT family N-acetyltransferase, whose protein sequence is MERFYFEIPGPERKEAAIDYINEFYQYNSEINGTGGLNRFLDNYEGWLEKLNLDYNRVPNEEKVPGRTYFLVRESDQRIVGMINIRLALNEKLKHYGGNIGYSIRPTERGKGYNNINLYLGLKACDYFGIDSVFMDADLDNPASWKTMEAMGGKRIREYYDDMNAHCTVVDYTIDVKNALAMHPELEAVIIPRRFI, encoded by the coding sequence ATGGAACGTTTTTATTTTGAAATACCCGGCCCGGAACGAAAAGAGGCCGCCATTGACTATATCAATGAATTCTATCAGTACAATTCAGAAATCAACGGAACCGGAGGACTGAACCGCTTCCTCGATAATTATGAAGGCTGGCTGGAAAAACTGAATCTGGATTATAACCGGGTACCGAACGAGGAAAAAGTGCCTGGCCGAACCTATTTCCTGGTCCGGGAAAGCGATCAGCGGATCGTCGGCATGATCAACATCCGTCTTGCCCTGAATGAAAAGCTGAAGCACTACGGCGGCAATATCGGATACAGCATCAGGCCCACCGAGCGTGGCAAAGGATACAATAATATCAACCTGTATCTGGGGCTGAAGGCCTGCGATTATTTCGGAATCGACAGCGTCTTTATGGATGCCGATCTGGACAATCCCGCCTCCTGGAAGACAATGGAGGCCATGGGCGGAAAACGAATCCGTGAATACTACGACGACATGAACGCCCACTGCACGGTCGTTGACTACACGATCGACGTCAAAAATGCCCTGGCTATGCATCCGGAACTGGAAGCCGTAATTATCCCCCGACGCTTTATTTGA
- a CDS encoding nucleoside phosphorylase, giving the protein MSWYTPGEPILSPGKQIDSKYPGMKIPVLPARAVVFCLGKGLPVLKEHYSCQQLMEKLPGFITHSEVLGIEGHNDVCFLHGGYAAPQIACTVETLHVLGVKEVLLVGLCGGFAGHLSVGDIILPDKVWSEEGTSRHYLEDPGFAQVTPPFPFDTLASFFQEKGFRVFREPTVTTDAVYRQTYGKEQFWRDIGCAAVDMEASALVNLCNLYGIRNAVALMVSDKHPLSENDPSWQWGNANYGDLLIRYILDCIAFSTGKE; this is encoded by the coding sequence ATGTCATGGTATACCCCCGGGGAACCCATTCTCAGTCCCGGAAAACAGATTGATAGCAAATACCCCGGCATGAAAATTCCTGTGCTCCCTGCCAGGGCGGTTGTTTTTTGTCTGGGAAAAGGCCTGCCGGTACTGAAGGAGCATTATTCCTGTCAACAGCTCATGGAGAAGCTGCCCGGATTCATCACCCACTCCGAGGTGCTTGGAATAGAGGGACATAACGATGTTTGTTTTCTCCACGGAGGCTATGCGGCACCGCAGATTGCCTGCACCGTTGAAACGCTGCACGTTCTTGGCGTGAAGGAAGTGCTCCTGGTGGGGCTGTGCGGTGGCTTTGCAGGTCATCTGTCCGTAGGGGATATCATCCTTCCCGATAAAGTATGGAGTGAGGAAGGGACCTCCCGGCATTATCTGGAGGATCCCGGCTTTGCGCAGGTCACCCCTCCCTTCCCTTTCGATACGCTCGCTTCCTTCTTTCAGGAAAAAGGCTTTCGGGTATTTCGGGAGCCAACCGTAACCACCGACGCGGTTTACCGGCAGACCTACGGCAAGGAACAGTTCTGGCGCGACATCGGCTGTGCAGCTGTGGACATGGAAGCCTCCGCGCTGGTTAACCTGTGCAACCTGTATGGAATCCGGAACGCTGTTGCCCTGATGGTTTCCGACAAGCATCCGCTCAGTGAAAACGACCCTTCCTGGCAATGGGGAAATGCGAATTACGGAGACCTGCTCATCCGGTATATTCTGGACTGCATTGCCTTCAGCACAGGAAAAGAATAA
- a CDS encoding MBL fold metallo-hydrolase, with protein MPELRIPNVIPINDHVWLLDDNHAATCYVVAGAKQAAVIDTSLGMSNIRAVAEALTPLPLICINTHGHGDHMGGNWAFDKAYMNLADLPLAEESINHPEMQAAMKQFGIKFPPFENIEDGQVFDLGGVELEAIHFPGHTAGEIVLLDRKDRILFAGDGMVQHLWLQLEESLPVRTQIESMERLLPLRDQFDTILHGHCQAPCGIELFDTMLSALKDLETGNTENDIDYEWFGQISKAHPYQPEDRRIVYKNQPQG; from the coding sequence ATGCCCGAACTGAGAATCCCCAATGTCATCCCGATTAATGACCATGTATGGCTGCTGGACGATAATCACGCAGCCACCTGCTATGTGGTTGCCGGAGCAAAGCAGGCAGCTGTCATCGATACTTCCCTCGGTATGAGTAATATCCGCGCAGTCGCGGAAGCCCTGACTCCCCTTCCCCTGATCTGCATCAACACCCATGGCCACGGAGACCATATGGGCGGAAACTGGGCTTTTGACAAGGCTTATATGAACCTGGCGGATCTGCCCCTGGCTGAGGAGTCGATCAACCATCCTGAGATGCAGGCTGCCATGAAGCAGTTTGGCATCAAGTTCCCGCCCTTTGAGAATATTGAGGACGGGCAGGTTTTCGATCTGGGCGGAGTGGAATTGGAAGCCATTCATTTTCCGGGTCACACGGCGGGTGAAATCGTACTTCTGGACCGGAAGGACCGCATTCTTTTCGCCGGAGACGGTATGGTTCAGCATCTTTGGCTGCAGCTGGAAGAATCCCTGCCTGTCCGGACGCAGATTGAAAGTATGGAACGGTTGCTTCCCCTGCGGGATCAGTTTGATACGATCCTGCATGGACATTGCCAGGCTCCCTGCGGCATTGAGCTGTTTGATACAATGTTGTCTGCGCTGAAAGATCTGGAAACCGGAAACACTGAAAACGATATTGATTATGAATGGTTCGGCCAAATCAGCAAAGCGCATCCCTATCAGCCGGAAGACCGCAGGATCGTATATAAGAACCAGCCCCAAGGCTGA
- a CDS encoding NUDIX domain-containing protein, whose product MENKPVGCSPSVSPDPGCIGCDIVDGKVKLPGGIIHNGRSVVLAADPQIPIPGFLIITAKRHIQSFAELAKGERSEIGDILSCAAKALKELHIADEITLVQEERSHHFHIWIFPAHKWIREQFGSGIQHLREVSRYAVDHADETVWSKVADTAAEIRAYFDQHMPQACAVTDKETEYVYQRSRSVAVVVREGKILMERVFYFGHEFFTLPGGGIEHNETPEQAALRELKEECGLDGTILRPLAVQYKSGGSAEYSFEVSVPADQEPITGYDPEEPVDNPPLKEVLWMKLDEICERDRAFLWHYGLMAVNGFFDEIKSWSDELSYPRHDT is encoded by the coding sequence ATGGAAAACAAACCCGTTGGCTGTTCCCCCTCTGTCAGTCCGGATCCCGGGTGCATTGGCTGTGATATCGTAGACGGAAAAGTAAAGCTTCCGGGTGGAATCATCCATAACGGCCGTTCTGTCGTCCTGGCTGCGGATCCTCAGATCCCGATTCCCGGTTTCCTGATCATTACCGCGAAGCGGCATATTCAGTCTTTTGCCGAACTGGCAAAGGGCGAAAGATCCGAGATCGGCGATATCCTTTCCTGCGCGGCAAAAGCCCTGAAGGAGCTTCATATCGCAGATGAGATCACCCTGGTACAGGAAGAGCGTTCGCATCACTTCCATATCTGGATCTTCCCCGCGCACAAATGGATCAGGGAACAATTCGGCAGCGGCATTCAGCATCTCAGGGAAGTCTCCCGGTATGCCGTTGATCATGCGGATGAAACCGTCTGGAGCAAGGTGGCTGATACCGCTGCAGAAATACGGGCATACTTTGATCAGCATATGCCGCAGGCCTGCGCCGTTACTGATAAGGAAACGGAATATGTTTACCAGCGCAGCCGCAGCGTAGCGGTTGTCGTCCGTGAAGGGAAAATCCTGATGGAACGGGTATTCTATTTCGGTCATGAATTCTTCACCCTGCCCGGCGGCGGCATAGAGCATAATGAAACACCGGAACAGGCAGCCCTCCGCGAACTGAAGGAAGAATGCGGACTGGACGGTACCATTCTCCGGCCGCTGGCTGTCCAGTACAAATCCGGCGGCAGCGCGGAATACTCTTTTGAAGTCAGTGTTCCCGCGGATCAGGAACCCATTACAGGATATGACCCGGAGGAGCCGGTGGACAATCCGCCGCTGAAGGAAGTACTCTGGATGAAGCTCGACGAAATCTGTGAACGGGACCGTGCCTTCCTGTGGCATTACGGTCTCATGGCTGTGAACGGCTTCTTTGATGAAATCAAATCATGGAGTGACGAACTCAGTTATCCCCGCCACGACACATAA
- the tsaA gene encoding tRNA (N6-threonylcarbamoyladenosine(37)-N6)-methyltransferase TrmO, with translation MKSIEMMPIGRVENAVSEKKDTAWGENVSSITLEEQYAGGLSGLEQFSHAIILYYLDQAQYVKEKHLQRRPQNREDMPKVGIFSQRAKDRPNHIGMTSVEIVSVSDRTLTVKGLDAVNGTPVLDIKPYYPVYDRKEAVVPEWVDRLMEHYF, from the coding sequence ATGAAATCAATTGAAATGATGCCCATCGGCCGGGTGGAAAACGCCGTTTCGGAGAAAAAGGATACTGCCTGGGGCGAAAACGTCTCATCCATAACGCTTGAGGAACAATATGCAGGCGGCCTGTCCGGACTGGAACAATTCTCCCATGCGATTATCCTGTATTATCTGGATCAGGCGCAGTATGTGAAGGAAAAGCATCTGCAGAGACGTCCGCAGAACCGGGAAGATATGCCCAAGGTGGGCATTTTCTCCCAAAGGGCAAAAGACAGGCCTAACCACATCGGGATGACGTCTGTCGAAATCGTCTCTGTCTCGGACCGTACGCTTACCGTGAAGGGCCTTGACGCTGTCAATGGTACCCCGGTTCTGGATATCAAGCCCTATTATCCCGTCTATGACAGAAAAGAGGCTGTCGTTCCCGAGTGGGTGGACCGTCTGATGGAGCATTACTTTTAA
- a CDS encoding NUDIX hydrolase, whose protein sequence is MNSKVNKNHVETLYDARFLRMYDHQYAENRHYFSVSRRKPEDLVAKLPDDAFRAMLPDAVTIAVVLHLPGNQTRLLMSYEYRYPIGQFLLSPVAGLLDPEDRQSDDPLVKAAIREIKEETGLTVKDSDRVYVLNPCAFSTPGMTDESNAFLCAEITLDNLDDLNQSGAEGSELFDGFELLDREQAQEIFRTGKDKHGNFYSLSAWTVLSIYLTMFNT, encoded by the coding sequence ATGAACAGCAAAGTGAATAAGAATCATGTTGAGACGCTGTATGACGCACGGTTCCTGCGGATGTACGATCATCAGTACGCGGAAAACCGGCATTATTTCTCCGTGTCCCGGCGAAAACCGGAGGATCTTGTCGCAAAGCTTCCGGATGACGCTTTCCGTGCAATGCTCCCGGACGCGGTTACAATCGCCGTTGTGCTGCACCTGCCGGGAAATCAGACGCGCCTGCTCATGTCCTATGAGTACCGCTATCCCATCGGACAATTCCTGCTGAGCCCGGTAGCCGGATTGCTGGATCCGGAAGACAGGCAAAGTGACGATCCGCTGGTGAAAGCCGCGATCAGGGAGATCAAAGAAGAAACCGGCCTGACAGTGAAGGACAGCGACCGGGTTTACGTCCTGAATCCCTGTGCCTTCTCCACCCCCGGTATGACCGATGAAAGCAACGCTTTCCTGTGTGCGGAGATCACCCTGGACAACCTGGATGACCTGAACCAGAGCGGGGCGGAAGGTTCCGAACTGTTCGACGGTTTTGAGCTGTTGGACCGGGAACAGGCGCAGGAAATTTTCCGGACCGGAAAGGATAAACACGGAAACTTCTATTCCCTTTCCGCCTGGACGGTGCTCAGCATTTACCTTACAATGTTTAATACATAA
- a CDS encoding NAD-dependent epimerase/dehydratase family protein: protein MNVLVIGGTRFFGIPMVEELLNSGHEVTIATRGLSADSFGSRVKRLTLDRIDAQSLRSTLSGRHFDVIIDKLAYCSNDIRSLMEAADFGRYIHMSTTAVYNPKHINTVESDFDGTAKELIWCSRPDFPYDEIKRQAECALWQKYPDRNWIAVRYPFVIGKDDYTKRLLFYIEHVMKSIPMYVDNLDCRMGFIRSDEAGKFMAFLAEKPFRGVVNGCSEGTISIREILDYVEQKTGKKAVLNAGGDAAPYNGEPEYSINTDLAASLGFRFSRLHDWIFELLDYYIEVLRQDT, encoded by the coding sequence ATGAACGTTCTGGTAATCGGTGGTACGAGGTTCTTCGGCATTCCCATGGTTGAGGAGCTTCTGAATTCCGGACACGAGGTCACGATCGCAACACGCGGCCTGTCTGCTGACAGTTTCGGCAGCAGGGTAAAACGGCTCACCCTTGACAGGATCGATGCCCAAAGCCTCCGAAGCACATTGTCAGGCCGTCACTTCGACGTCATTATCGACAAACTGGCCTACTGTTCCAATGATATACGATCCCTCATGGAAGCAGCGGACTTCGGCCGGTACATCCACATGTCCACCACCGCCGTGTATAATCCGAAGCATATCAACACAGTGGAATCTGATTTTGACGGAACCGCAAAGGAACTGATCTGGTGCAGCCGGCCGGATTTCCCCTATGACGAGATCAAGCGGCAGGCGGAATGCGCCCTGTGGCAGAAGTATCCGGATCGGAACTGGATTGCCGTGCGCTATCCTTTCGTCATCGGGAAAGATGATTATACAAAGCGGCTGCTGTTCTATATTGAGCACGTCATGAAATCCATCCCCATGTATGTCGACAACCTGGACTGCCGGATGGGTTTTATCCGTTCCGATGAGGCCGGAAAATTCATGGCATTCCTGGCTGAAAAGCCATTCAGGGGTGTCGTCAACGGCTGTTCGGAAGGCACAATCTCCATCCGGGAGATTCTGGATTATGTTGAACAAAAGACCGGGAAAAAGGCAGTTCTGAACGCCGGCGGTGACGCGGCACCCTATAACGGGGAACCGGAATACAGCATTAACACGGATCTGGCTGCGTCGCTGGGCTTCCGTTTTTCCCGGCTTCATGACTGGATTTTTGAACTGCTGGACTACTATATTGAGGTCCTGCGGCAGGACACCTGA
- a CDS encoding helix-turn-helix transcriptional regulator, whose translation MIFSEKLQLLRKNKGLTQEELAEKTGVSRQAVAKWEAGQVYPDIFNLIQISNLLNVSVDYLVKDQDCAVRPAAKQDSDMEELIAFRLEANVNTYAAFQNEVDSTRPQSHDFRYENGRYLYHDTYVGGEQFAGEEAVWHDGTAVYAMNYMGRVLDDSFSGNFLKEALRHADRKMPYRGPEYYQAGEYTYRCKVTGDFTWFQGYEEIYRGEIKVYECTFHGGTLR comes from the coding sequence ATGATCTTTTCTGAAAAACTGCAGCTGCTCAGGAAAAATAAAGGCCTGACGCAGGAAGAACTGGCGGAAAAAACAGGAGTCTCCAGGCAGGCAGTTGCCAAATGGGAAGCCGGACAGGTCTATCCGGACATCTTCAACCTGATCCAGATCAGCAATCTGCTCAACGTCAGCGTGGATTACCTGGTAAAGGATCAGGACTGTGCTGTCCGCCCTGCTGCGAAACAGGACTCCGACATGGAAGAGCTGATTGCATTCCGGCTGGAAGCCAACGTGAACACCTATGCCGCGTTTCAGAACGAGGTGGATTCCACCCGTCCCCAATCCCACGATTTCAGGTATGAAAACGGCCGTTATCTGTATCACGACACATACGTCGGCGGAGAACAGTTTGCCGGGGAAGAAGCCGTTTGGCACGATGGAACCGCTGTGTATGCAATGAACTATATGGGCAGGGTGCTGGATGACAGCTTCAGCGGGAATTTCCTGAAGGAAGCTCTTCGTCATGCCGACCGGAAAATGCCCTACCGGGGGCCGGAATACTATCAGGCCGGAGAATATACCTACCGCTGCAAGGTAACGGGTGATTTTACCTGGTTCCAGGGATATGAGGAAATCTACCGGGGCGAAATAAAGGTATATGAATGCACCTTCCATGGCGGTACACTCAGGTAA
- a CDS encoding MBL fold metallo-hydrolase — MRLNQLTERVWVYPFEEERDRPNLSYIRGDRWSLAVDAGHSEEHIREFYRELEEAGLPLPQLTVLTHWHWDHTFAMHAVHGLTLANERTTQYLRDIRDRLAKEGPAFFLAMHESIQREYAGNKPVIVTLPDMVFSGEMTLDPGNCPVRIFQAEAPHTDDSTLVEVPGDKLLIMGDCTGGAFPGWEVDQELANKLAETIRQVNPEICLPGHWTPLSRDFIIQDLLYGE, encoded by the coding sequence ATGAGACTGAATCAACTTACAGAACGGGTCTGGGTATACCCCTTTGAAGAGGAAAGGGACCGCCCGAATCTCAGCTATATCCGCGGAGACCGCTGGAGCCTGGCAGTGGATGCCGGTCACTCTGAAGAACATATCCGGGAGTTTTACCGGGAGCTGGAAGAAGCCGGCCTTCCCCTACCGCAACTCACCGTGCTGACGCACTGGCACTGGGATCATACTTTCGCCATGCATGCGGTTCACGGGCTCACCCTGGCCAACGAACGGACAACACAGTACCTGCGGGATATCCGTGACCGCCTGGCCAAGGAAGGCCCGGCTTTCTTTCTCGCCATGCATGAATCGATCCAGCGTGAATACGCGGGTAACAAGCCGGTCATTGTAACCCTTCCTGACATGGTTTTCAGTGGTGAAATGACGCTGGATCCCGGCAACTGTCCTGTCCGGATTTTCCAGGCGGAAGCGCCTCACACAGACGACTCCACCCTGGTTGAAGTACCCGGAGACAAGCTCCTGATTATGGGCGACTGCACCGGCGGTGCATTCCCCGGCTGGGAGGTGGATCAGGAACTGGCCAACAAGCTGGCGGAAACCATACGTCAGGTGAATCCTGAAATCTGCCTTCCCGGCCACTGGACTCCCCTGTCCCGTGATTTCATCATCCAGGATCTGCTTTATGGCGAATAA
- a CDS encoding GNAT family N-acetyltransferase, producing the protein MELKVLSLEDRKMITDLFTDVFTNEPWNDDWSDRKQLDAYITDLTGQSYSLTLGYFDGDRIMGLSMGYIKHWYSGTEYVINEFCVDRHSQGKGIGTAFMKAIEAYLSEKGICQIFLLTDKDVPAYTFYQHNGFTEQIGNVAFAKRF; encoded by the coding sequence ATGGAACTGAAAGTATTATCTCTTGAAGATCGGAAGATGATCACCGACCTGTTTACCGACGTTTTCACCAACGAGCCCTGGAATGATGACTGGAGTGACCGGAAGCAGCTTGATGCCTACATTACCGATCTGACAGGCCAGTCCTATTCCCTTACCCTTGGTTATTTTGACGGTGACCGGATTATGGGTTTATCCATGGGCTATATCAAACACTGGTATTCCGGAACGGAATACGTCATCAATGAGTTCTGCGTCGACAGGCACTCACAGGGAAAAGGAATCGGCACCGCCTTCATGAAAGCGATTGAGGCTTATCTGTCGGAAAAAGGAATATGCCAGATTTTCCTGCTGACAGATAAGGATGTCCCTGCCTATACCTTTTATCAGCATAACGGTTTTACCGAGCAGATCGGTAATGTCGCCTTTGCAAAAAGGTTCTGA
- a CDS encoding 2'-5' RNA ligase family protein: MLCVIAKLSPDVNDKLSRLRETAMPQVRFSSPLYAHITLATYLPEDTEAFITACRKMLRDAHSFSVRYEKLEVLSETSILVAVPASSEPLSSLHNRIEMAFGEHLDRWTRGETWYPHTTLLCDPAADLNTLCNEMRKHFAPFEAHIEQIEFSRVEENGYTIVESVRLL; this comes from the coding sequence ATGCTCTGTGTCATCGCGAAACTGTCTCCTGATGTAAATGACAAGCTCAGCAGGCTGCGTGAAACCGCCATGCCTCAGGTTCGTTTTTCTTCCCCGCTTTATGCGCATATCACCCTTGCCACGTATCTTCCGGAGGATACAGAAGCATTTATTACAGCCTGCAGGAAAATGCTCCGGGATGCCCATTCGTTTTCTGTCCGCTATGAAAAGCTGGAGGTCCTTTCTGAAACCTCCATCCTCGTTGCTGTGCCGGCGTCTTCAGAACCTTTGAGTTCCCTTCACAACAGAATCGAAATGGCTTTCGGTGAGCACCTGGATCGCTGGACTCGTGGAGAAACCTGGTATCCCCACACCACACTGCTTTGCGATCCAGCCGCGGATCTGAACACACTTTGCAATGAAATGCGAAAGCACTTTGCCCCCTTTGAAGCTCATATTGAACAGATTGAATTCTCAAGGGTCGAAGAAAACGGATATACTATTGTGGAATCCGTCCGTCTCCTGTAA
- a CDS encoding dTDP-4-dehydrorhamnose 3,5-epimerase family protein, with amino-acid sequence MKIRQRLFDEVLVLEPAVRTDVCGTMTDLSPDQLRETVPQADWKVQRIYTMPARHTFFGIHYQEEPYPQAKLVSVLQGKGLDYVVDLRKDSPTYMQWQSLELDAANPAIVYIPAGFGHAFLSLEENTIQYFAADREFVRGHAAVISFRDPTIRLVLPCEDPVLSDKDRNAPFLSQLE; translated from the coding sequence ATGAAAATCAGGCAGCGCCTGTTTGATGAAGTTCTGGTACTCGAGCCCGCTGTCCGGACAGATGTCTGCGGAACAATGACGGACCTGTCTCCGGATCAGCTACGGGAAACCGTTCCACAGGCAGACTGGAAAGTGCAGCGTATTTATACCATGCCTGCACGCCATACCTTCTTCGGCATTCATTACCAGGAGGAGCCTTATCCGCAGGCGAAGCTCGTCTCCGTCCTGCAGGGAAAAGGACTGGACTATGTGGTAGACCTAAGAAAGGACTCTCCCACCTATATGCAATGGCAATCCCTGGAACTGGATGCTGCGAATCCCGCCATAGTATACATTCCGGCAGGTTTCGGCCATGCCTTCCTTTCCCTGGAAGAAAACACCATTCAGTACTTTGCCGCCGACAGGGAGTTTGTCCGTGGACATGCAGCGGTCATCAGCTTCCGGGATCCCACGATCCGTCTGGTGCTTCCCTGTGAAGATCCGGTTCTTTCGGACAAGGACCGGAACGCCCCTTTTTTGAGTCAATTGGAGTAA
- a CDS encoding helix-turn-helix transcriptional regulator, with amino-acid sequence MIILRLDRVMADRKMSLNELSEKVGVANVNLSKMKTGKISAVRFSTLNEICRVLHCQPGDILEYAEDEEG; translated from the coding sequence ATGATCATTTTACGTCTGGACAGGGTAATGGCGGACAGAAAGATGTCTCTGAATGAGTTGTCGGAAAAAGTTGGCGTGGCAAACGTCAATCTTTCAAAGATGAAGACAGGAAAGATCAGCGCGGTGCGGTTTTCGACGCTGAATGAGATCTGCAGGGTGCTGCATTGCCAGCCGGGAGACATACTGGAATATGCCGAAGATGAAGAGGGCTGA
- a CDS encoding DUF2975 domain-containing protein: protein MDTTDVMERTLAQEKGRFDKFCKLMHVFSTLMWILLTIGAVFCLIVSIVQEVQYENNGGEARMPETLISVFYVFLVMGGIGLLWNSARHIFRRLRTAETPFCYDIADKIKGTGFLAILLGIMSFVYRMIVELLARNGVIKHFVKSDGFVDIGYPFIYSVIILGVVLMMIAYVFNYGCKLQQESDETL from the coding sequence ATGGATACAACGGATGTAATGGAAAGAACACTGGCACAGGAAAAGGGCCGGTTTGATAAGTTCTGTAAGCTCATGCACGTTTTCAGTACACTGATGTGGATCCTGTTAACGATCGGGGCAGTTTTCTGCCTGATTGTATCTATCGTCCAGGAGGTACAGTACGAGAATAACGGGGGAGAAGCCAGAATGCCGGAAACACTGATATCAGTGTTTTATGTGTTCCTGGTGATGGGCGGAATCGGCCTTTTGTGGAATTCAGCACGACACATTTTCCGCCGGTTGAGGACTGCGGAGACTCCTTTCTGCTATGACATTGCGGACAAAATCAAGGGGACGGGATTCCTTGCGATCCTGCTCGGTATAATGAGCTTTGTTTACAGGATGATTGTTGAACTGCTTGCCAGGAACGGGGTTATCAAACATTTTGTGAAATCGGATGGCTTTGTGGACATAGGATACCCGTTCATCTATTCCGTCATCATCCTGGGAGTGGTACTGATGATGATAGCCTATGTTTTCAACTACGGATGCAAGCTCCAGCAGGAATCGGACGAAACACTGTGA
- a CDS encoding GNAT family N-acetyltransferase, translated as MLIRKASGEEMLKLWDYLDVNAASPTARFFYQNISSGNADFWTLEHEGELIGELYAFRNIEADHDFADGSSTAYLCAFRIRKEYRGQGLGSKLMKTVVADLKSAGFRRVTIGVGPEEEQNIRLYHRLGFTVKIKDCYSDPCAMDESMNPAPDEGFWLLSKEL; from the coding sequence ATGTTAATCAGAAAAGCTTCCGGTGAAGAAATGCTGAAGCTATGGGATTATCTGGACGTGAATGCAGCCTCGCCTACAGCCCGGTTCTTCTATCAGAATATCAGCTCCGGAAATGCTGATTTCTGGACGCTGGAGCATGAGGGAGAGCTGATCGGGGAGCTGTATGCTTTCCGGAATATAGAAGCGGATCATGATTTCGCAGATGGGAGCTCCACTGCTTATCTGTGTGCATTCAGGATCCGGAAGGAATACCGTGGTCAGGGGCTCGGCAGCAAACTGATGAAAACCGTCGTCGCTGATCTGAAATCCGCCGGTTTCCGGCGTGTCACCATCGGTGTCGGTCCGGAAGAGGAACAGAACATCAGGCTGTATCACCGGCTTGGGTTTACCGTAAAAATCAAGGACTGCTATTCAGATCCCTGCGCCATGGACGAAAGCATGAATCCGGCTCCTGACGAAGGTTTCTGGCTTCTGTCAAAAGAACTGTAA